A segment of the Salminus brasiliensis chromosome 5, fSalBra1.hap2, whole genome shotgun sequence genome:
tgtgtgtacagcaggCTCTCCTGCTGGGCTCCATGAGCTGGTGCAGTCAGTGTGTGGGCTGCAGGGCGAGCGCAGGCAGCTGAGGGTGGAGCTGAATTTACTCCATTCACAGCTGGAGCAGCGAGAGCAGGACAAGCACTCTAAAGTACAGGCCTTCCAACAGCAGGtaacacacctgtgtgtgtgtgtgtgtgtgtgtgtgtgtgtgtgtgtgtgtgttcatggttacactacacccatttccatagtAACGCAACACCCATTCTAATGGTTACACTACAGTCATGTTACACTGCATCCATTCCCATGGTTACGCAATATTCATGTCCATGTTACATTAcacgtttccatggttacactacatccATGTTACACTACACCTATGTCCAAAGCTTTGTTTGCTCTTATTCAtctgccccccccccattctctccctctctctcgtttatccactgctcctcctcctctgtgcCCCAGTTTACACCcagctgctcctctctgctGGTGTACAGAGCCTTCTCACCTAGgtactcatccatccatctctccatccacctccacctccacccccatcTCCTTTCACACCCACCCCGTTCACGCCGTCTCTGTCAGAGCAGCACCAGCCCTAATTCTCCCCCTCCTCCTGCACAGATTGATGAACTGAAGAGCTGCATAGAGGAGCGAGAGGAGGAGCTGTCCCGACTCAGAACCGCGTCCGTAAGCTGCTCTGTTTATTTCCGCTGTGGTCAGCACTGCCCTCTGTATGCAGCTGATCACCATTACAGTAATGCATGGTCATATCCCCCAGCCTGAAACACGGCAGGGCCTGTCAGTGGGGCTCTGACCGCTCCTCTGGGCAGACGTTCTGTTTTCCAGGGCAGTTTGGACTGTGGTGTTCTGGTCTGTCTTCAGGGAGTGACGGACTCGGAGAAGCGAGTGCTGTGTCTGTCTGCGGAGAACGAGAGCCTGAAGCACAGCCTGACGGTCACTCAGGGCCTCCTGCAGCAGCTGTCCATCCTGCCGTCCCAGTCCAGCTCTGTCCTCATCAAGGTGGGACATCATCTTTACACCGATGGCGCTGGAGAAAACACTGACAGCTGGTTGCACAGCTGAGCTGTTTCCCACCAGCAGACAGTTGCTAGGCCGTTGctatgtgtaacaggttttgcTGGGTAGTTGCTATGAGGTTGCTAAGTGGTCGCTATGCAGTTCTTTAGTGGCTGTGTTTCTATTgagttgctgggtggttgctattgtattccatgctatggtcttgctaggtggtttctatagtgttgctaggtggttgctaaggtatttcaggtggtttctatagtgttgctaggtgtttgctatggtattccatgtGATTCctttgatgttgctaggtggtttctgtggtgctGTTAAGTGGTTGTTATTGTAGAACTAGTAATAGCTATTGTGtttaatggttgctatggtatactaggtggttgctatgatgttgctatggcattccaggtggtttctataaCATCCCAGGTGGTAGCCATGGTGTTGCCAGGTGATCGCTGTGGtgttttaagtggttgctatggtgttactgggtggttgctatggcattccaTGTGGTTTCTATAACATCcctggtggttgccatggtgttgccaGGACACCgtggtgttgttaagtggttgctatggtgctcaAAAATGAGAATGCGCTCCATAACACCTGTTCGATGCATCTGAATGTGATGCTTCAGGAGAACGAGAACCTGCGCAGCCGCGTGCTGCAGCTAGAGGGCGCCCTGCAGCAGCGTGCGGATCAGCTCTCGCGCCTGGAGCAGAGTGACTGGCAGAGAGGGGAGGAGctgaggaggagggaggagcgaGTGCGAGAACTGCAGCAGGAGCTGGACAAGGAGCGCAGCAAGGAGCCCGCCGTGAAGGTGAGGAAACATCTACTGTCACTGTGGGGCCCTGAAACTGTTCAAACGCAGGGGCCCATCAGCCACAGGAGCTCAGTCAGGTAACCCCGTCCTGTTGCAGTTTGTGACGCAGACGGTGGAAGTGGAGTCCCCGGCCACGCTGAGGCAGCTGGCAGACGAGAGGCAGAGGAACGAGCAGCTGAGAGACAGGCTGGCCAATCAGAGTGAGAGATGCAGGCAGCTGGAGGAGAACATCAGACGCTCGGATGAAGTCAGCTGCAATCTACAGCATAAGGTCAGTTACCCCCAACAAAACCACaccgtaacacacacacacacacacacacacatatacacacacgagTGAAGAAAGGTTCCTTGCAGCCCAAGAGGCCGTTAGAGCCACAATGCACAATCCCTCAGCATCCAGCAGGGGGCGCCTCTAAGACTCAATGTTATTTTGTCCAGGCCAGCGGGAAAGGTCCCAGCCGCAGTGTAGAGTAAGTCCGGCATGCTGGTCCAGCACACCCTGAACAGTGATGTAGAGTCACTCAGGTAGCTGATTCAGGAAGCACCCAAGCAGagatgtagagtcactccagcAGCCGGCCTGGAAAACATCCGAGCTGTGATATAGACTCACTCCGGCAGCTGCTGTGAACAACATCCTGGGCGTGGTGGAGAGCCACTGTGTAGAGTCCACAAAGTAGAGTCAGTCCAGCAGCCAGTCTGGGAAACATGCAGAGTCACGATGCAGAGTTGTTCCCGTGGTCGGCCTGGGAAACATCCGAGACGTGGTATAAAGCTGGTCAAGTGCTGTGTCCAGATGTAGAGTCACTGAGTTTAGGTCTGCGACTCTCTGACTGATCTGAGAGCTTCATGAGCGATTTATTGGGGAAAGCTCTGCAGAAAGTGACGAGGCGCTGGCATGTTTCTGCAGATCGCCGCCTACGAGAGAGAGATCGGCTCGCTGCAGGCCGAGCTGCTGAAGGAGATCGGTCAtctggaggagaagaaggacgAGGCTGTGAAGGCAGCGTCCAGCTGCTCTCAGGAACATCTGCAGAGCCTGCAGGATCAGTTCATGAGTGAGTCTCCATCAGAACACATCAGACTCCCCCATCCCCTCTCTGTCCACTTTAATGTTGCAGATTTAGACATGCCACTATGCAGCATTATTGAGGActctaacagtgtgtgtgtgtgtgtgtgtgtgtcagcccTGCAGAAGCGTCTGAGCGCTCTTCCTCCGACGCTGCGCTCCATGAAGACGGACTACGCCAGCCTGCGGACTCAGGTCCGCAACTTCTCAGAGTTTTATGGAGCAGCTATCAGAGACGCCAAGAAACAGGCAAGTAGGAGCAACTGTCCAGGAACTGTCCATCCACAGGCTTCTGGTTGGAGAGGGTAGTGGGTAACACCACCAGGCTCTTTATGGCAGACAAGCCCACCAATCAACACCCATAAAGatccttggacaagactcctaactataggttctcctacctgtgtaacacgatTCACCTGTAGTAGCTCTGATCAATTCTGTGCATGTAACCTAGTGCCCCCTAGTGGTCCCAGAAAGGAAGGAGCTATTGCAGAACTTCCCCAGGTGAGAAGGTCACCTGAGCAAACGACGCTATCTCTCTGAAACGTCTCAGATTTTCATTCTAAAGCTGGGCTGTGGTGTTCTGCAGATTTCGGCCGCTATAATGGAAATGTCGGAGGCCAACAAGGACCTTCTGGAGAAATACAGGAAGGAGGTGGCTCTGCGTAGGAAGTACCACGAgcagctggtggagctgaaagGTAGTCTGTTGTATGTTTGCTAGGAGTGTAAAAATGCACCTGAGGGGGGGTGGTTCGGGATTGCGGCGACACGCCCAGATAACAAACCTCTGACCACAACTAAGGAGATTGCTACGTCCCTCTTCCACCAGGTAACATCCGGGTACTGTGCCGCGTGAAGCCGGTGCTGAAGGAGGATGAGCATGAAGAAGGCCAGGCGGTCGTCGTGACGACAGACCCTCACAACGAGTCCGCCCTCACGGTTCTGAGTAAAGGCAAAGCAAAGACATTCGAGCTGGACAAAGTCTTTCACCCTCAGGCCACTCAGGACGAGGTGAGCGTTCCCTAAACATCTAATCATCTCAATCAAATCAGAGTCATGATAGATTCCGGAGCCCGGATTCAGTCCATCAGCCAGCACAGGTTCGGAAGCTGATGCGGGCTTCTTCAGGTTTCTTCTTCAGGTTACAACAGAAGATGCTAGGCAGGAGATGCTAGGCCTAAAGCCTATCATCCAAAGAAGCTCACGTCAGCTTCCGAACCTGTGCTGGCTGATGGACTGAATCTGGACTACTCTGGACTACCTTCCCTATGTAGGGAGCCTTCAAATACAGCGTCTCGTCGGTTCCACTGCCGTTGTGCTTTAGTCCAATGCGAGGTCTAATCCCTGTCTAGGAGATCAGCCCATTGTCTGCTTTTCTATATGTCCAGGTGTTTCAGGAAATCGAGCCCCTGATCACGTCCTGCATAGACGGGTATCACGTCTGCATATTCGCTTACGGCCAGACCGGCTCAGGGAAGACCTACACCATGGAGGTACTGGGGGAGCTGTCCGAGTCGTGGCTCATGACTAATGAAAACGTTATGACTGGATGATCGGTTCTGAACCTCTCGTTCTGTCTCCGCTCAGGGTCCTGCTGAGAACCCGGGAATCAACCAGCGAGCACTGAAACACCTCTTCAACGAGATCGAGGAGAGGAAGGACATGTGGACGTATACGGTAACCGTCAGCTCTGTGGAAATCTACAACGAGGTTCTCAGGTAGCTTTACGCCCTCTCACCAAGCCCACTGACCGCCCGAGCGCTTCGGTGTGAAGCTGGTATTCATGTTCATCTTCTCCAAATCTCAGGGACCTCCTGAGTAAGGACGGGGAGAAGCTGGACATCAAAATAAACCCTGATGGGACGGGTCAGCTGCATGTGCCTGGACTCAGGGTCATAGAGGTCAAGAGTTTTCAGCACATCAAAAAGGTGTGTTTGATCTAAAGTATTCAAACCTGATCATCCTTTTCCTGGATACTCTGGTGAAGTCTGCAGGTTCTTGGATGGTTCTCCTGGAATGTCTGGTGATGTCTGTTATTGCTGGTGTTTGTGCAGATTTTGGCCACAGCTCGGAGGAACAGGATAACGTTTGGGACGCTGATGAACCAGCACAGCTCCCGTTCTCACGCTCTGCTCACCGTCACTGTGCAGGGAGTGGACCTCGCCACCGGGTCCAAATCCTCCGGTCAGAATCACCCAGTTTTTGTTCACAGCAGTTTTATTAGGGTTCACACAAAGGGTCTGAAAACCGCCTCACAGTATTTACTGCTTTGTTATCGGTATAAATTATTTCAAAAAGtaattaaacataaatacaaatcTACAGATGCTGTTTGTCTGAAACCTTGAGCCTTTTACTGCTCTCCAGAACTGAGAACAGCTTATTCTGCTTCAGCTAACTCTGCTAACAAGCAAAAAAGCTCtagctaactctaactctagCTACCTTTGCTAGCGCCAATATCATTCTGAAGCCAGCCGTGCCTCTGTTGTCGTAGGTAAGCTGAACCTGGTGGACCTTGCTGGTTCGGAGCGCGTGTGGAAGTCGGGGGCGGAGGGTGAACGTCTGAAAGAGGCCCAGAACATCAATCGCTCACTGCTGGCTCTAGGAGATGTCATCCAGGCTCTGAGGGGGCGCCAGACACACATCCCCTTCAGGAACTCTCGCCTAACCTACCTGCTGCAGGACTCTCTGGGCAAGGGCAACAAAACCGCCATGGTGGTGCAGGTACAGCATCATACACCCATCACACTGCAATGCTAACACGGTCCGAGCCCTCAGCGCTGCAGACTCCACAGCACCCAGCGGCGAAAACAGAGGATCGGACCTGGAGCAGGCTTCAATAACCCCGGGTTGGTCTGATTAGTCATGCCTCTCGTCCTGTTTTTCAGATTTCGTCTCTGGAGAGGAACGTTGGAGAGACTCTTTGCTCGCTGAAGTTTGCACAGCGCGTCTGCAAGGTGGAGCTGGGCCCCGCTGCACGCAAAATAGAGAGCGGAGGCCACGGGGACAACCTTAACTGAAGTCTGTACGCCTTCCCTCGTACCGATCCAGCAGCATTTCAATCCCAGGAAAGCTTCAGGAAAGCTGGGACTGTCGGAAAGAGCTTTCCGCTGAGGTCTCCTCTGTATCAAGGGCTACGCTTCTGGAAGCCATAGTAACATCGCCTGGTTTTTAagggttgaaaaaaaaaaaaagcacctgAAAGCGGTTTCTGACGGCGACAGCTGTCCTGCATGTCCGAGACGTACCTGGACCCCGTTACCTCACTGATCTGTTGGAGGGATGTTCTTAGATGCACAGATTTGAGGGAACTCAAACATCTGACATCCCAAAAGATGACAGCAGCTCGTCCTCTGTAGCCACCGTCTCCGCACTTTTAAGGTTTCCCACGCAGCCAACAGCTCCACAGCTGGAAATCGATACGTTGCACATTAGCGTTCCACACTTTTCATTAATGGCATTTTTAGGTGGTGTGCCGATGTCTGCTTTCACTGAGGTGATGGAGGACCACACTTGTTTACGTTTACGTCTTCGGTCTGTATCTAACAAAGCTTTCACAAGGAATTGACCCTTTGCTGAACACCTCCCCTCGATATAGGCTGCCCGAGTGGAGGTTAGCGACTGTAGCAAGGTCTGGACACCCGATATCCCACTTGACCAAAGAATCAGAAAAGGCAGGTGTTTGCTAAGAGGCTTCGCTAATTAATAAGTCGTCTAAAATAAGTGATTCACTTGTGTAGCGTAGACAGTTCCCCCTTTACCGGTCCGCCCCAGTAGCTAGAACCCCTCTATCACACAAAATTCTGCTactcagctaacagacacccgagtgatggggggagagggaggaccaTCCAACCCTCCCtaaaataaacagagaaagTGGACAGGTCTGCTTTCTGGGACTCCTCTGACTCTCTCCtctggctgtggcatcaccggggATCGCACCCGTGATCTCTTGATGACAGAGCCAATTGCAGATAACATACCAGGCTCTACAGCCTATCAGAAAGCTTGTAGCATCAGTAGGCGAGGGGCGGAGCTTAGTGAAGGGTCAATCGTTAAGCGttacacatcacatcacatgcAATAGCACCTCTCAGAGGTGACCGAGTTGAAAGGCCCAAAGAGAACTTTTAGGACAGCTGTCGTCTCACAGCCTGACTCGACCTGAACAGGCTTAGAACgtaatgaataaaattctgttattattaatattaattaaacaaGCCGACGCTTAGAACACCTTCATTACCGGCAGACGTCCCACAGTAAACAGCCGTGACTCTAAGTTAGCAGGGAAAATTAAGACCTCATGCAGATTTACCTTTTTAACTGTTTGCTGTTGCTGAATGTTTTGTGGAGGTTACTGAAGGTGTAGTATACGCAGTATGGCTTGGGCATGGTTACAGTTGAGGAGTTATACGTTATATTAGCCATTTGTTGATTACTGTAGAAGAGAACGCACTTTACTTTGAGGCAAAACTAGTAGTGAATATTTTAACCAACAGAAGACGTGTTGTTCTGAGCTGGGTTGTGGCCGTGCTGTCCGAATAGAGCTCCTCTGTTAGTAGAttcatatttatctgtttaTGTCAGTGTTGAAGGTGTTGCTAGAAGACTAAGAGAAACGGTGCAATACTGAGCGGACAGTGAAAACATGCCCTCCTTACTGGTCATTATGGTCAGATCCATCTTCACACCTGCAAGATTTCTGCCAAGTCTTCTTACTGAAGCCGTAAACTCAGTGTTTAGGGACAGCACAGCTGCTGACCTTCATACCGGTTTGTAAACTCACTGTAACGTCTGGATCTCTACCGTTCACTTCTGTATCAATAACACCAGagacaaataaaagaaatgccATAGATCTGCTTACTTCCTTTATCTAATGCCTCCACCAGCAGACAGCTCACtaccacacgctcattctgacagactgtaatacactacaggaagcgtagggggcgctctataatgctctataatgttcatatgatccacacgctcattctgacagactgtaatacactacaggaagcatagggggcgctctataatgctctataatgatcatatgatccacacgctaattctgacagactgtaatacactacaggaagcatagggggcgctctataatgctct
Coding sequences within it:
- the LOC140556581 gene encoding kinesin-like protein KIFC3 isoform X2, with product MYAFYSLLVYIFYTVFKKEEEAALEGACGESPEEPGHVSMETGSRRRGGPAPRLGKRGSDRISDSSNSSSSDSEGPSLSDEEDAHIDGGRAQVTAKTPLGAFLSFKQEAEKRRASGVHAEPAEKVSESPLVSVMSHLLSFLEQYSHLQQLQQQAEQYRLQLRRHRAQHRRKMKALRSSYRQRLRDKNSLISSLEEAVGQVHSPSPDSEAGSPAGLHELVQSVCGLQGERRQLRVELNLLHSQLEQREQDKHSKVQAFQQQIDELKSCIEEREEELSRLRTASGVTDSEKRVLCLSAENESLKHSLTVTQGLLQQLSILPSQSSSVLIKENENLRSRVLQLEGALQQRADQLSRLEQSDWQRGEELRRREERVRELQQELDKERSKEPAVKFVTQTVEVESPATLRQLADERQRNEQLRDRLANQSERCRQLEENIRRSDEVSCNLQHKIAAYEREIGSLQAELLKEIGHLEEKKDEAVKAASSCSQEHLQSLQDQFMTLQKRLSALPPTLRSMKTDYASLRTQVRNFSEFYGAAIRDAKKQISAAIMEMSEANKDLLEKYRKEVALRRKYHEQLVELKGNIRVLCRVKPVLKEDEHEEGQAVVVTTDPHNESALTVLSKGKAKTFELDKVFHPQATQDEVFQEIEPLITSCIDGYHVCIFAYGQTGSGKTYTMEGPAENPGINQRALKHLFNEIEERKDMWTYTVTVSSVEIYNEVLRDLLSKDGEKLDIKINPDGTGQLHVPGLRVIEVKSFQHIKKILATARRNRITFGTLMNQHSSRSHALLTVTVQGVDLATGSKSSGKLNLVDLAGSERVWKSGAEGERLKEAQNINRSLLALGDVIQALRGRQTHIPFRNSRLTYLLQDSLGKGNKTAMVVQISSLERNVGETLCSLKFAQRVCKVELGPAARKIESGGHGDNLN
- the LOC140556581 gene encoding kinesin-like protein KIFC3 isoform X1, translated to MYAFYSLLVYIFYTVFKKEEEAALEGACGESPEEPGHVSMETGSRRRGGPAPRLGKRGSDRISDSSSSSSSSDSEGPSLSDEEDAHIDGGRAQVTAKTPLGAFLSFKQEAEKRRASGVHAEPAEKVSESPLVSVMSHLLSFLEQYSHLQQLQQQAEQYRLQLRRHRAQHRRKMKALRSSYRQRLRDKNSLISSLEEAVGQVHSPSPDSEAGSPAGLHELVQSVCGLQGERRQLRVELNLLHSQLEQREQDKHSKVQAFQQQIDELKSCIEEREEELSRLRTASGVTDSEKRVLCLSAENESLKHSLTVTQGLLQQLSILPSQSSSVLIKENENLRSRVLQLEGALQQRADQLSRLEQSDWQRGEELRRREERVRELQQELDKERSKEPAVKFVTQTVEVESPATLRQLADERQRNEQLRDRLANQSERCRQLEENIRRSDEVSCNLQHKIAAYEREIGSLQAELLKEIGHLEEKKDEAVKAASSCSQEHLQSLQDQFMTLQKRLSALPPTLRSMKTDYASLRTQVRNFSEFYGAAIRDAKKQISAAIMEMSEANKDLLEKYRKEVALRRKYHEQLVELKGNIRVLCRVKPVLKEDEHEEGQAVVVTTDPHNESALTVLSKGKAKTFELDKVFHPQATQDEVFQEIEPLITSCIDGYHVCIFAYGQTGSGKTYTMEGPAENPGINQRALKHLFNEIEERKDMWTYTVTVSSVEIYNEVLRDLLSKDGEKLDIKINPDGTGQLHVPGLRVIEVKSFQHIKKILATARRNRITFGTLMNQHSSRSHALLTVTVQGVDLATGSKSSGKLNLVDLAGSERVWKSGAEGERLKEAQNINRSLLALGDVIQALRGRQTHIPFRNSRLTYLLQDSLGKGNKTAMVVQISSLERNVGETLCSLKFAQRVCKVELGPAARKIESGGHGDNLN
- the LOC140556581 gene encoding kinesin-like protein KIFC3 isoform X4 is translated as MYAFYSLLVYIFYTVFKKEEEAALEGACGESPEEPGHVSMETGSRRRGGPAPRLGKRGSDRISDSSNSSSSDSEGPSLSDEEDAHIDGGRAQVTAKTPLGAFLSFKQEAEKRRASGVHAEPAEKVSESPLVSVMSHLLSFLEQYSHLQQLQQQAEQYRLQLRRHRAQHRRKMKALRSSYRQRLRDKNSLISSLEEAVGQVHSPSPDSEGSPAGLHELVQSVCGLQGERRQLRVELNLLHSQLEQREQDKHSKVQAFQQQIDELKSCIEEREEELSRLRTASGVTDSEKRVLCLSAENESLKHSLTVTQGLLQQLSILPSQSSSVLIKENENLRSRVLQLEGALQQRADQLSRLEQSDWQRGEELRRREERVRELQQELDKERSKEPAVKFVTQTVEVESPATLRQLADERQRNEQLRDRLANQSERCRQLEENIRRSDEVSCNLQHKIAAYEREIGSLQAELLKEIGHLEEKKDEAVKAASSCSQEHLQSLQDQFMTLQKRLSALPPTLRSMKTDYASLRTQVRNFSEFYGAAIRDAKKQISAAIMEMSEANKDLLEKYRKEVALRRKYHEQLVELKGNIRVLCRVKPVLKEDEHEEGQAVVVTTDPHNESALTVLSKGKAKTFELDKVFHPQATQDEVFQEIEPLITSCIDGYHVCIFAYGQTGSGKTYTMEGPAENPGINQRALKHLFNEIEERKDMWTYTVTVSSVEIYNEVLRDLLSKDGEKLDIKINPDGTGQLHVPGLRVIEVKSFQHIKKILATARRNRITFGTLMNQHSSRSHALLTVTVQGVDLATGSKSSGKLNLVDLAGSERVWKSGAEGERLKEAQNINRSLLALGDVIQALRGRQTHIPFRNSRLTYLLQDSLGKGNKTAMVVQISSLERNVGETLCSLKFAQRVCKVELGPAARKIESGGHGDNLN
- the LOC140556581 gene encoding kinesin-like protein KIFC3 isoform X3, producing MYAFYSLLVYIFYTVFKKEEEAALEGACGESPEEPGHVSMETGSRRRGGPAPRLGKRGSDRISDSSSSSSSSDSEGPSLSDEEDAHIDGGRAQVTAKTPLGAFLSFKQEAEKRRASGVHAEPAEKVSESPLVSVMSHLLSFLEQYSHLQQLQQQAEQYRLQLRRHRAQHRRKMKALRSSYRQRLRDKNSLISSLEEAVGQVHSPSPDSEGSPAGLHELVQSVCGLQGERRQLRVELNLLHSQLEQREQDKHSKVQAFQQQIDELKSCIEEREEELSRLRTASGVTDSEKRVLCLSAENESLKHSLTVTQGLLQQLSILPSQSSSVLIKENENLRSRVLQLEGALQQRADQLSRLEQSDWQRGEELRRREERVRELQQELDKERSKEPAVKFVTQTVEVESPATLRQLADERQRNEQLRDRLANQSERCRQLEENIRRSDEVSCNLQHKIAAYEREIGSLQAELLKEIGHLEEKKDEAVKAASSCSQEHLQSLQDQFMTLQKRLSALPPTLRSMKTDYASLRTQVRNFSEFYGAAIRDAKKQISAAIMEMSEANKDLLEKYRKEVALRRKYHEQLVELKGNIRVLCRVKPVLKEDEHEEGQAVVVTTDPHNESALTVLSKGKAKTFELDKVFHPQATQDEVFQEIEPLITSCIDGYHVCIFAYGQTGSGKTYTMEGPAENPGINQRALKHLFNEIEERKDMWTYTVTVSSVEIYNEVLRDLLSKDGEKLDIKINPDGTGQLHVPGLRVIEVKSFQHIKKILATARRNRITFGTLMNQHSSRSHALLTVTVQGVDLATGSKSSGKLNLVDLAGSERVWKSGAEGERLKEAQNINRSLLALGDVIQALRGRQTHIPFRNSRLTYLLQDSLGKGNKTAMVVQISSLERNVGETLCSLKFAQRVCKVELGPAARKIESGGHGDNLN